One part of the uncultured Bacteroides sp. genome encodes these proteins:
- the umuD gene encoding translesion error-prone DNA polymerase V autoproteolytic subunit, translated as MKEKIFRQLEIYPADTSKMLEIPFVGNIKAGFPSPADDFVAASIDLNNILIKNPEATFFARANGTSMESDLSDGDLFIIDKSLPPADGKMAVCFVDGEFTVKRIKIEKTRCMLIPSNSDFPVIEVNENNNFMIWGIVTYAIRKM; from the coding sequence ATGAAAGAAAAAATATTCAGACAACTGGAAATATATCCGGCAGATACGAGTAAAATGCTCGAGATTCCGTTTGTTGGCAATATAAAAGCGGGATTCCCTTCGCCTGCGGATGATTTTGTGGCTGCGTCTATCGACCTGAATAATATTCTTATAAAGAATCCTGAGGCTACCTTTTTTGCACGGGCAAATGGTACTTCGATGGAATCGGATCTGAGTGATGGGGATCTGTTTATTATTGATAAGAGCTTACCACCTGCTGATGGGAAAATGGCTGTGTGCTTTGTGGATGGTGAGTTTACCGTGAAACGGATTAAGATTGAAAAGACTCGGTGCATGCTTATTCCTTCGAACTCTGATTTCCCTGTCATTGAAGTGAATGAGAATAATAATTTTATGATTTGGGGTATTGTTACCTACGCTATTAGGAAGATGTGA
- a CDS encoding HAMP domain-containing sensor histidine kinase: MKSLLQKSLTRFTICTAIIFILTTPLFYLLTKYYYAEDLREVIDAAKSGIPIPHTDFERDMFEGILLQFGIIMGVLLVSLSVMLKVISKQIWAPFDDTLKRIEHFSLEQESLPLFLRSNIKEFNRLNSVLSKLIEKNLRSYKMQKEFTENASHELQTPLAIFQTKLDLLLQQPDLSEQQADIVQSLYEVSGRLARLNKDLLLLAKIDNRQYTQMEIVDVVQLTENMLPLLNGFTQGTSINEDIQVKSLTVEANKTLLESLINNLVVNAVRHNIANGEIFITIKPDKLIIANTSAEGMLNKDLVFERFSRSSEKIKGNGLGLAIVKAICNFHGWNIEYQYNEKRHEFIVSFIN; encoded by the coding sequence ATGAAAAGTCTACTTCAAAAGAGTCTTACCAGGTTTACTATTTGCACGGCGATTATCTTTATACTCACCACTCCTCTTTTTTACCTGCTTACAAAATACTACTATGCAGAAGATTTAAGAGAAGTTATTGATGCTGCTAAATCGGGAATTCCTATACCCCACACAGACTTTGAACGAGATATGTTCGAAGGTATATTACTGCAGTTCGGAATAATAATGGGAGTTTTACTGGTTTCCTTAAGTGTGATGCTGAAAGTTATCTCAAAGCAGATATGGGCTCCTTTTGATGATACACTAAAACGCATTGAACACTTTTCGCTTGAACAGGAATCACTTCCTCTGTTTTTAAGAAGTAACATTAAAGAATTTAACCGACTTAATTCTGTACTTTCCAAACTGATTGAGAAGAATTTACGTAGTTACAAGATGCAAAAGGAGTTTACTGAAAATGCATCGCACGAGCTCCAAACTCCTTTGGCTATTTTCCAGACTAAGCTTGATTTACTGCTGCAACAGCCCGACTTGTCCGAGCAACAAGCCGACATTGTACAAAGTCTGTATGAAGTATCCGGACGATTGGCACGCCTGAATAAAGACCTCCTCTTACTCGCCAAGATAGATAACAGACAATACACACAGATGGAGATTGTAGATGTAGTTCAGCTCACAGAGAACATGTTACCCCTTTTAAATGGGTTTACTCAGGGTACATCAATCAACGAAGATATCCAGGTGAAATCTCTCACTGTAGAGGCAAATAAAACTCTACTGGAAAGCCTGATTAATAATTTGGTAGTTAATGCTGTAAGACACAATATTGCCAACGGAGAAATCTTTATTACCATAAAACCAGATAAACTGATTATAGCCAATACCTCTGCAGAAGGCATGCTCAACAAGGATTTAGTATTCGAACGTTTCAGCCGATCTTCCGAGAAAATAAAAGGAAATGGTCTGGGGTTAGCCATAGTAAAGGCTATCTGCAATTTTCACGGATGGAATATTGAATATCAATACAATGAAAAAAGACATGAGTTTATTGTCAGTTTCATTAACTAG
- a CDS encoding cation transporter: MKTRMIKLSLVTLILASLTALPVKATVQNPNKAKTTVTAPAAKMKHVEFPVKGSCELCKTRIEKAAKSVKGVKMAMWEQKSQTLHLQYDPAAATPKKVMQAVAKAGHDAGTVKATSKDYKALPSCCQYKR, from the coding sequence ATGAAAACAAGAATGATTAAATTGAGTTTAGTAACTCTTATTTTAGCTAGTTTAACAGCTTTGCCAGTTAAAGCTACAGTTCAAAATCCCAATAAAGCAAAGACTACAGTAACAGCTCCGGCTGCCAAAATGAAACACGTAGAATTTCCTGTTAAAGGGAGTTGTGAGCTATGTAAAACGCGTATTGAAAAAGCTGCAAAGAGTGTAAAAGGAGTAAAAATGGCAATGTGGGAACAGAAAAGTCAGACATTACATTTGCAGTATGATCCTGCAGCAGCCACTCCTAAAAAAGTAATGCAGGCAGTTGCCAAAGCCGGTCACGATGCCGGAACGGTTAAAGCAACCTCAAAAGATTACAAGGCTTTGCCAAGCTGCTGTCAGTACAAAAGATAA
- a CDS encoding TolC family protein: protein MIYRYICLLVVLLLTTNYSQIKAQDSIAVYVQQALKNNPKIRADFAAYEASMQRVVPAGSLPDPELGFSFYLKSMEQVNGKEIGTLSLMQMFPWFGTLKAAKSEMSWMAKASYEKFRESSYEVIYNVQSQWYKLNSIQTQLANIRENIKLLKSLEEIALYRYKSPSGKGRTSGSSSYSSSSSTTAQTSSGTPLSAGGGMAGMSGASSVSAPSSSSMTVNQSGSMAGSMPSSSMSGGSGGMSDVLRIQIERAELENSLETTQSQFTAAVAAFNALLGRSSASTVNVPDTLLQKSFIANDATAWAAVVAQNPMLAMWKAESASYEAKGEMAKKMGYPMIGIGLEYMINVKKPEDMNSMNNMNGMDMIMPMVKFTLPIYRKKYKAQVKDSKLMQKSAELQYQNTQNELEASFVAINLRIADASRKIALYEKQRQLTETTFQLMLREFTASSVSLTDVLQVQRELLNYSLKQVDSVVEYNTAVAEFEKIIAKDDLITTNK, encoded by the coding sequence ATGATATATAGATATATTTGTTTGTTGGTAGTACTACTGCTCACAACAAACTATAGCCAGATTAAGGCACAGGATAGTATTGCCGTTTACGTACAGCAGGCACTTAAAAACAATCCGAAGATTCGTGCCGACTTTGCAGCCTACGAAGCTTCTATGCAACGTGTAGTCCCTGCCGGATCGTTGCCAGACCCAGAGCTAGGATTCAGTTTTTACCTGAAGTCTATGGAGCAGGTAAATGGCAAAGAGATAGGAACACTGAGTCTGATGCAAATGTTTCCTTGGTTTGGAACGCTGAAAGCTGCCAAATCAGAAATGTCGTGGATGGCAAAGGCATCTTACGAGAAGTTCAGAGAAAGCAGTTACGAAGTAATTTATAACGTTCAGTCTCAATGGTATAAGCTAAACAGCATTCAGACACAGCTTGCAAATATCAGAGAGAACATTAAACTACTGAAATCATTGGAGGAGATTGCTCTTTACAGATACAAGTCCCCGAGTGGAAAAGGCAGAACTTCCGGTTCTTCTTCATATTCTTCCAGCTCTTCAACTACAGCTCAGACATCATCGGGAACGCCGCTCTCTGCAGGTGGAGGAATGGCAGGAATGAGCGGAGCTTCATCTGTTAGTGCGCCATCCTCTTCTTCAATGACAGTAAACCAGTCGGGCTCTATGGCAGGCAGCATGCCTTCATCGTCCATGAGTGGTGGCAGCGGTGGCATGTCCGACGTACTGCGTATACAGATTGAAAGAGCCGAGCTGGAAAACTCGCTCGAAACAACACAGTCACAGTTTACTGCAGCCGTAGCAGCTTTTAATGCTTTATTAGGACGCTCGTCTGCTTCAACTGTCAATGTGCCCGATACTTTGCTGCAAAAATCATTTATAGCTAATGATGCTACAGCATGGGCAGCCGTTGTTGCACAAAACCCTATGCTTGCTATGTGGAAAGCAGAAAGTGCTTCCTATGAGGCTAAAGGAGAAATGGCGAAAAAAATGGGCTACCCCATGATAGGGATCGGACTGGAATACATGATTAACGTAAAGAAGCCCGAGGATATGAATAGCATGAATAATATGAATGGTATGGACATGATAATGCCTATGGTTAAGTTTACGTTGCCAATTTACAGAAAGAAGTATAAGGCTCAGGTTAAAGACAGCAAACTAATGCAAAAATCGGCTGAGCTTCAATATCAAAATACCCAGAATGAGCTCGAGGCAAGCTTCGTTGCTATTAACCTGCGTATTGCCGATGCTTCAAGAAAAATAGCACTTTACGAGAAGCAACGTCAGCTTACAGAAACCACATTCCAACTGATGCTCCGTGAATTTACAGCATCAAGTGTAAGCCTCACAGATGTGTTGCAAGTGCAGCGTGAATTGCTGAATTACAGCTTAAAGCAGGTAGATTCCGTTGTGGAATACAACACTGCAGTTGCCGAATTTGAGAAGATTATAGCTAAGGACGATTTGATTACAACTAATAAATAA
- a CDS encoding phosphatase PAP2 family protein produces MKLFFICLLLLLSYEDLAQANTSEKIGKTTMQKGMLSLKDINVVRDNVQKSSANYNQILNIQNDSINLSAPRESFKIKLDRVTSSRTFQLVYIGAPLIAGGLIVKYGDDHFRSLRNEYIPTFRQHYDDYLQFAPAMAMIGMKIGGVEGRSSWSRMLASDAFSVAIMAAAVNTLKSTTNVMRPDGSNNHSFPSGHTATAFMAATMMHKEYGLTRSPWYSIGAYSLATITGVTRQLNNKHWLSDIMVGAGIGILSTEFGYFLADVLFKDKGITHSYLEEEQFDRFHNPSFFGLYLGVNLLPGEFSMHNGSSLSLTAGSNAGLEGAWFMNPYLGFGGRFSVASMGVLVNEVAQNDNLDIFTGSVGPYFSYPISTRWSAGSKLLAGYSRFSKYTLSSSPIEIGKQGGLTLGSGLSMNYLVKQNFGVRFFVDYNLLPSPVPGNCTIKHLLTVGGSMKVQF; encoded by the coding sequence ATGAAGTTATTTTTTATCTGTTTGCTGTTACTTCTATCTTATGAAGATTTAGCACAGGCAAACACATCGGAAAAGATTGGTAAAACTACTATGCAAAAAGGAATGTTGTCTCTTAAAGATATTAATGTTGTAAGAGATAATGTTCAGAAATCATCTGCAAACTATAATCAGATTCTAAATATACAAAACGACAGTATAAACCTATCTGCACCAAGAGAGAGCTTTAAAATAAAGCTCGATAGAGTTACCTCGTCACGCACATTCCAGTTGGTTTATATTGGTGCTCCGCTTATAGCCGGAGGATTAATTGTGAAGTATGGAGACGACCATTTCCGCAGTCTCAGAAATGAATACATACCTACTTTCAGGCAGCATTATGATGATTATCTTCAGTTTGCTCCTGCAATGGCAATGATAGGTATGAAGATAGGCGGCGTAGAGGGACGAAGCTCTTGGTCAAGAATGTTAGCCTCAGATGCATTTTCGGTAGCTATTATGGCTGCTGCGGTCAATACCTTGAAGAGCACCACTAATGTAATGCGCCCGGATGGCTCAAACAATCATTCGTTTCCGTCGGGACATACAGCTACAGCATTTATGGCTGCTACCATGATGCACAAGGAATACGGGCTAACCCGTAGCCCGTGGTACAGCATAGGTGCATATTCTTTGGCTACAATTACCGGAGTTACCCGTCAGCTGAATAACAAGCATTGGTTAAGCGATATCATGGTTGGTGCCGGAATTGGTATCTTGTCTACAGAATTCGGATACTTCCTGGCCGATGTGCTATTCAAGGATAAAGGAATTACACACTCCTATCTTGAAGAAGAACAGTTCGACCGTTTTCATAACCCATCTTTCTTTGGACTGTATCTGGGTGTGAACCTTTTACCTGGTGAGTTTAGTATGCATAATGGAAGCAGCTTATCACTCACAGCAGGTAGTAATGCCGGACTGGAAGGAGCCTGGTTTATGAATCCATATCTGGGCTTTGGAGGACGTTTTTCTGTTGCCAGCATGGGTGTGTTGGTAAATGAAGTTGCACAAAACGATAACCTGGATATCTTTACCGGTTCCGTAGGGCCGTATTTTTCTTATCCTATCTCAACCAGATGGTCGGCAGGAAGTAAATTACTGGCCGGATATAGTCGTTTCTCTAAATATACCCTTTCTTCCTCTCCTATTGAAATTGGCAAACAAGGAGGTTTAACCCTTGGATCAGGGCTTTCCATGAATTACCTGGTGAAACAAAACTTTGGTGTAAGATTCTTTGTTGATTATAACCTTCTACCCTCTCCCGTACCCGGAAACTGTACTATCAAGCATTTGCTTACCGTAGGAGGATCAATGAAAGTTCAATTCTAG
- a CDS encoding efflux RND transporter permease subunit: MLNKIINYFLNNRLITSILLIVIIVWGLATAPFNWRGGLLPRNPVAVDAIPDVGDNQQIVATEWMGRSPKDIQDQITYPLTTSLLGIPGVKTIRSTSMFGMSFIYIIFNDNVEFYWSRSRILEKLNSLPAGTLPEGVQPTLGPDATALGQIFWYTLEGRDPKTGKPTGGWDPQELRTIQDYYVKYSLSSAEGVSEVASVGGYVKEFQVDLNPEAMRSFGVSVMDVMDAVKKSNLDIGAETIEINKVEYLIRGLGYIKNLSDLENAAITSRNGVPVRIKDVATVNYGPATRRGGLDKEGMEAVGAVVVARYGSNPMDVINNVKAKIKETEAGMPQKVLPDGRVSKVTIVPFYDRTQLIKETIGTLESALDHEILICIIVVIVLVINLRASIVIAGMLPLAVLSTFIIMSNLGIEANIVALSGIAIAIGVMVDVGVVFMENVVRHLDFPENRGKAHGEYLVSLIYTSVTEVSGAISTAMLTTIISFIPVFAMQAQEGKMFHPLAYTKTFALVSAFILGLVLLPTLAYWIFSLRIPKHGYRKVANILLIVAGILLFVFSGSIPALALTAIGVNNLLAHKWKQEKKHYTNYINIGITLLTTVYFLSSEWLPLGPQNGILLNMLFVAGIIAVILTMLWSLVIYYEKILRWCLAHRWKFMAIPIFTLLFGLVIWIGFDKTFGFVAKGFETVGWNTFRKTTFWSSASKEFPGIGKEFMPSLDEGSYLLMPTSMPHSGVEQNLQNIEKLDRRLKGIPEVELAVGKWGRANSALDPAPIQMYENTINYRPEYMLNEDGQRERFKVDRKGRFVLLGGKTYDPEKEFRVIPRDSLIPYRYGEYYRQWRPEIKNKNDIWNEIVKVTNLPGLTSAPKLQPIATRMVMLSTGMRAPMGLKIYGPDLESIEKAGKAMEQALKKVPSVLPASVFYDRAVGAPYLEIKLNRENMARYGVKVSDLQEVIGAAVGGMKLSTSVEGRERFPIRLRYARELRDNPESLGQILIPVSNGAQVPLNELADIGYAKGAQMIQSENTFLVGYVIFDKQADKAEVDVVNEASKILDSSIKDRKIELPKGVTYKFAGNYEQQVRATNRLLIVIPISLILILLILYFRFKSVTASFIHFSGVFVAFAGGFILIWLYGQEWFLNFSIAGMNMRDMFQMHTINLSVAVWVGFIALFGIATNDGVLMGTYIHQMFLDEKPSDKDEIREAVVKAGLRRVRAASMTTAATLIALLPVLTSTGKGSDIMVPMAIPTFGGMLIQTMTMFVVPVLQCWWRENAVKHNRLPEQIETNYSNQSNEKENDI, from the coding sequence ATGCTAAATAAAATAATCAACTATTTTCTTAATAACAGGCTTATTACATCAATTCTATTGATTGTTATCATAGTCTGGGGACTAGCTACTGCTCCGTTTAACTGGCGCGGAGGTTTGCTTCCGCGTAATCCTGTGGCAGTAGATGCCATTCCCGATGTAGGCGATAATCAGCAGATTGTTGCAACAGAATGGATGGGAAGGTCACCAAAGGATATTCAGGATCAGATAACTTATCCTTTAACAACATCACTTTTAGGCATTCCGGGCGTTAAAACCATACGTAGCACCTCTATGTTCGGAATGTCATTTATCTACATTATATTTAACGATAATGTAGAGTTCTACTGGAGTCGTTCACGTATTCTTGAGAAACTAAATTCATTGCCTGCTGGTACTTTGCCCGAAGGTGTTCAGCCCACTTTGGGACCCGATGCAACAGCGCTGGGACAAATATTCTGGTACACGCTTGAAGGCCGTGATCCTAAAACAGGAAAACCTACCGGAGGATGGGATCCTCAAGAGTTACGTACCATCCAGGATTATTATGTAAAATACTCTCTTTCGAGTGCCGAAGGCGTATCTGAAGTTGCCTCCGTGGGAGGTTATGTTAAAGAGTTTCAGGTAGATCTGAATCCTGAGGCCATGCGTTCGTTTGGCGTCTCTGTAATGGACGTTATGGATGCAGTTAAGAAGAGTAATCTCGATATTGGAGCCGAAACCATTGAAATAAACAAGGTTGAATACCTGATCAGGGGATTAGGATATATCAAGAACTTATCCGATCTTGAGAATGCTGCTATCACTTCGCGAAATGGTGTTCCAGTCAGAATAAAAGATGTGGCAACCGTTAATTACGGTCCGGCTACACGTCGAGGAGGATTGGACAAGGAAGGTATGGAAGCAGTTGGTGCTGTTGTAGTGGCAAGATATGGTTCTAATCCGATGGATGTTATCAATAATGTAAAGGCTAAGATTAAAGAAACAGAAGCCGGTATGCCTCAAAAGGTACTGCCCGATGGAAGAGTATCGAAAGTTACGATTGTTCCGTTCTATGACCGCACCCAGCTTATAAAAGAGACTATTGGAACATTGGAAAGTGCTTTAGATCATGAAATTCTAATCTGTATCATTGTTGTTATTGTACTGGTTATAAATCTACGTGCATCCATCGTTATTGCTGGTATGCTGCCTTTAGCCGTATTAAGTACTTTCATTATCATGAGTAATCTGGGTATCGAAGCCAACATTGTTGCTCTGTCGGGTATTGCTATAGCTATTGGAGTAATGGTAGATGTGGGAGTTGTATTCATGGAGAATGTAGTGCGGCATCTCGATTTCCCTGAAAATAGAGGGAAAGCACACGGAGAGTATCTTGTATCATTGATCTATACCTCCGTAACAGAAGTATCCGGAGCCATCAGTACAGCAATGCTTACTACCATCATCAGCTTTATTCCGGTGTTTGCCATGCAGGCTCAGGAGGGAAAAATGTTTCATCCGTTGGCTTATACCAAAACGTTTGCTTTGGTTTCGGCCTTTATCCTGGGACTCGTTTTGCTGCCTACCCTTGCCTACTGGATATTCTCTTTGCGCATACCCAAACACGGCTATCGCAAAGTGGCCAATATATTACTTATTGTAGCAGGTATATTGTTGTTTGTCTTTAGTGGCTCAATTCCGGCATTAGCGCTAACTGCCATTGGAGTAAATAATCTGCTCGCCCACAAATGGAAACAGGAAAAGAAGCATTATACCAACTATATAAATATAGGCATTACATTGCTTACTACAGTCTATTTCCTATCGTCGGAATGGCTTCCTTTGGGACCACAGAATGGCATTTTGCTCAATATGCTGTTTGTGGCAGGCATAATAGCCGTTATCCTTACTATGCTTTGGTCTCTGGTAATTTATTACGAGAAGATACTTCGCTGGTGTCTTGCCCACAGATGGAAATTTATGGCTATCCCTATCTTTACTCTACTGTTTGGTTTAGTAATATGGATAGGTTTCGATAAAACATTTGGTTTTGTGGCCAAAGGGTTCGAAACAGTAGGTTGGAATACCTTCAGGAAAACCACTTTCTGGAGCAGTGCCAGCAAAGAGTTCCCCGGTATAGGAAAAGAGTTTATGCCTAGTCTGGATGAAGGTTCTTATCTGTTGATGCCTACCAGCATGCCACACTCGGGTGTTGAGCAGAATCTTCAGAATATTGAGAAGCTGGACAGGCGATTAAAAGGGATTCCTGAAGTTGAACTGGCCGTAGGCAAATGGGGACGTGCAAATTCGGCTCTCGACCCTGCTCCCATTCAAATGTACGAGAATACAATTAATTATCGTCCGGAATATATGCTGAATGAAGACGGACAGCGGGAACGATTTAAAGTAGACAGGAAAGGACGGTTTGTGCTCTTAGGTGGCAAAACATACGATCCTGAAAAGGAATTCAGAGTTATTCCCAGGGATAGTCTGATACCTTACAGATACGGAGAATATTACCGTCAATGGCGTCCTGAGATAAAAAATAAAAATGATATCTGGAATGAAATAGTGAAGGTAACCAATCTTCCCGGACTAACCTCTGCGCCCAAGCTGCAGCCTATTGCCACGCGTATGGTGATGCTTTCCACTGGAATGAGAGCCCCTATGGGACTGAAAATCTATGGTCCGGATCTGGAATCCATTGAGAAAGCCGGAAAGGCAATGGAGCAAGCTTTGAAAAAAGTTCCTTCCGTACTGCCAGCATCCGTTTTTTATGATCGTGCTGTGGGAGCTCCTTATCTGGAGATTAAGCTGAACCGGGAAAACATGGCTCGGTATGGCGTTAAGGTTTCTGATTTACAGGAGGTTATTGGTGCTGCCGTAGGTGGAATGAAGCTTTCTACCTCTGTAGAAGGTCGTGAACGCTTCCCTATTCGTTTGCGTTATGCCCGGGAATTGCGGGATAATCCCGAATCACTTGGACAGATACTGATTCCAGTTTCTAACGGTGCACAGGTTCCTTTGAACGAACTGGCGGATATTGGTTATGCTAAAGGTGCTCAGATGATACAGAGTGAAAACACCTTCCTTGTTGGATATGTTATCTTTGATAAGCAGGCTGATAAAGCAGAAGTAGATGTGGTAAACGAAGCCAGTAAAATACTGGATAGCAGCATAAAAGACAGGAAAATAGAACTCCCCAAAGGAGTAACATACAAATTTGCCGGAAACTATGAACAGCAGGTACGGGCTACAAACAGATTACTGATTGTAATACCTATCAGTTTGATACTAATCTTACTGATTCTCTATTTCCGTTTCAAGTCAGTAACAGCATCGTTCATTCACTTCTCGGGTGTATTTGTAGCCTTTGCCGGAGGTTTTATCCTCATCTGGTTATACGGACAAGAATGGTTCCTTAACTTTAGTATTGCAGGGATGAATATGCGTGATATGTTTCAGATGCATACCATCAACCTGAGTGTAGCAGTGTGGGTAGGATTCATCGCTCTCTTCGGTATTGCTACCAACGATGGCGTTTTAATGGGTACCTACATTCACCAGATGTTCCTTGATGAAAAGCCTTCCGATAAGGACGAGATTCGTGAAGCAGTAGTGAAAGCCGGACTAAGAAGGGTACGTGCAGCTTCAATGACAACTGCTGCAACGTTAATAGCCTTGCTGCCTGTGCTTACTTCTACCGGAAAGGGTTCAGACATTATGGTGCCAATGGCCATCCCTACTTTCGGAGGAATGCTGATTCAAACCATGACAATGTTTGTTGTTCCCGTACTTCAGTGCTGGTGGAGAGAAAACGCAGTGAAACACAACCGATTACCAGAACAGATTGAAACTAACTATTCAAACCAATCAAATGAAAAGGAAAATGATATATAG
- a CDS encoding response regulator transcription factor: MKLLIIEDERELSRGIATYLSAENYLCEQAFTYNEAMEKIGLYSYDCILLDLMLPGGNGLDILTEIKRHNNPAGVIIISAKDSLDDKIRGLKIGADDYLPKPFHLPELSVRIYAIIRRRLFSSSNLLTINNLTVDILNKEVKVNEQIITLTKTEYELLLFLIGNKNRVVSKNALAEHLSGDMADMLDSQDFIYAHIKNLKAKLAEAGCQDCIKNVYGTGYKWIE, from the coding sequence ATGAAGCTATTGATTATTGAAGATGAACGCGAACTGTCACGCGGGATAGCAACCTATCTTTCCGCAGAGAACTATCTGTGCGAACAGGCTTTTACGTATAATGAAGCCATGGAGAAAATTGGCCTTTACTCTTATGATTGCATTTTGCTGGACTTAATGCTACCCGGAGGAAACGGACTGGATATTCTTACCGAAATAAAGCGGCATAATAATCCTGCAGGAGTTATCATCATCTCTGCAAAAGATTCACTCGATGACAAAATACGCGGATTGAAGATTGGGGCCGATGACTATCTTCCCAAGCCTTTTCATCTTCCCGAGCTGAGTGTACGCATCTATGCAATCATCCGCCGCAGGTTATTCTCAAGCAGTAACTTACTCACCATCAATAATCTTACAGTCGATATCCTGAACAAAGAAGTTAAGGTGAACGAACAGATTATTACTCTGACAAAAACAGAATATGAGCTTCTTTTGTTCCTCATAGGAAACAAGAACAGAGTTGTTTCTAAAAATGCTTTGGCAGAACATCTTAGTGGCGACATGGCAGATATGCTCGATAGTCAGGATTTTATCTATGCGCATATAAAGAACCTGAAAGCAAAACTGGCAGAAGCCGGTTGCCAGGATTGTATTAAAAATGTTTATGGAACCGGATATAAATGGATTGAATGA
- a CDS encoding Y-family DNA polymerase — translation MFALVDCNNFYASCERVFNPALIGKPIVVLSNNDGCVIARSNEAKALGIPMAAPAYQYQYTFEQHNIAVFSANFTLYGDMSHRVMSILSGYSPEQEVYSIDECFLNLAGIEEDLHAYGVKMRKQVLQWTGIPVSVGVAPTKALAKLANRIAKKFPDRTEGSYVIDSEEKRMKALKWIDVEDVWGIGRRNAKKLRAIGVNTGLDFAMLDRGWVLRNMTIVGLRLLDELNGISRLDMEPVENKQSIATTRTFEHEYSTFDEVNERIATFTVISAEKLRNQRAMCQAIVVFIETSRFREPGDKYSNSIVVKLPFPTSSSLEMVKFASEGLRKIFKQDFLYKRAGVVLMDFVQEANLQRSLFFNSNPKHEPLMKAIDTLNTKYGSRKIHLAAQDTKVWKMKQERLSKSFTTDINDLLDVNVD, via the coding sequence ATGTTTGCTCTGGTTGACTGCAATAATTTTTATGCCAGTTGTGAAAGGGTGTTTAATCCGGCTCTTATTGGCAAGCCTATTGTTGTTCTCAGCAATAACGACGGGTGTGTTATTGCGCGGAGTAATGAAGCCAAGGCTTTGGGTATTCCCATGGCGGCGCCTGCCTATCAGTACCAGTACACTTTCGAGCAACACAATATTGCAGTGTTCTCTGCCAATTTCACTCTTTACGGTGATATGAGTCACCGGGTGATGAGTATTCTTTCGGGCTATTCGCCGGAACAGGAGGTGTATAGCATTGACGAATGTTTCCTGAACTTAGCCGGCATTGAAGAAGATTTGCATGCTTACGGGGTGAAGATGCGTAAACAGGTGCTTCAGTGGACGGGCATTCCGGTTAGCGTGGGAGTGGCTCCTACAAAGGCTTTGGCCAAACTGGCAAACAGGATAGCAAAGAAGTTTCCCGACAGGACGGAGGGCAGTTATGTTATAGACTCTGAAGAGAAGCGGATGAAGGCTTTGAAATGGATTGATGTTGAGGATGTGTGGGGCATAGGACGAAGGAATGCTAAGAAGCTGAGGGCTATTGGGGTAAACACGGGACTTGATTTTGCTATGCTAGACAGGGGATGGGTGCTAAGGAATATGACGATTGTGGGGCTTAGGTTACTCGATGAGCTGAATGGTATTTCCCGTCTTGATATGGAACCTGTTGAGAATAAGCAGAGCATTGCCACAACAAGGACTTTTGAGCATGAGTATAGTACTTTTGATGAGGTGAATGAACGCATTGCCACATTTACTGTGATAAGTGCCGAGAAGTTAAGGAACCAGCGGGCTATGTGTCAGGCCATCGTTGTGTTTATTGAAACAAGCAGATTCCGTGAACCTGGCGATAAATACAGCAACAGTATTGTGGTGAAATTACCTTTCCCTACATCTTCTTCGTTGGAGATGGTTAAATTTGCGAGTGAGGGATTAAGAAAGATATTTAAGCAAGATTTTCTTTATAAAAGGGCAGGAGTGGTACTCATGGATTTTGTTCAGGAAGCTAATCTTCAAAGATCGCTCTTCTTTAACTCGAATCCTAAACATGAACCTTTAATGAAAGCCATAGATACATTGAACACAAAATATGGCTCTCGGAAAATACATCTGGCTGCTCAGGATACTAAAGTGTGGAAGATGAAGCAGGAAAGGCTTTCGAAAAGCTTTACTACTGATATTAATGATCTTTTGGATGTGAATGTTGATTGA